Proteins from a single region of Urocitellus parryii isolate mUroPar1 chromosome 4, mUroPar1.hap1, whole genome shotgun sequence:
- the Notch1 gene encoding neurogenic locus notch homolog protein 1 isoform X2, with protein sequence MPPLLAPLLCLALLPALAARGLRCSQPGGACLNGGRCQVVNSTEEACVCSGAFVGQRCQDPNPCLSSPCKNAGTCRVVDRGGAADYACICPLGFSGPLCLTPLDNACLSSPCRNGGTCDLVTLTEYKCRCPPGWSGFTGQNCEENVDDCPGNGCKNGGACVDGVNTYNCRCPPEWTGQYCTEDVDECQLMPTACQNGGTCHNTLGGYNCVCVNGWTGEDCGENIDDCASAACFHGATCHDRVASFYCECPHGRTGLLCHLSDACISNPCNEGSNCDTNPVNGKAICTCPSGYTGPACSQDVDECALGANPCEHAGKCLNTLGSFECQCLQGYTGPRCEIDVNECVSNPCQNDATCLDQIGEFQCICMPGYEGVYCEVNMDECASSPCLHGGRCLDKINEFVCECPTGFSGHLCQYDVDECASTPCRNGARCLDGPNTYTCVCTEGYTGTHCEVDIDECDPDPCHYGSCKDGVATFTCLCQPGYTGHHCETNINECHSQPCRHGGTCQDRDNAYFCFCLKGTTGPNCEVNLDDCASSPCDSGTCLDKIDGYECACEPGYTGSMCNVNIDECAANPCHNGGTCEDGINGFTCHCPEGYHDPTCLSEVNECNSSPCVHGVCQDSLNGYKCDCEPGWSGTNCDTNTNECESNPCVNGGTCKDMTSGYVCTCREGFSGPNCQTNINECASNPCLNQGTCIDDVAGYKCNCLLPYTGATCEGVLAPCAPSPCRNSGVCRESEDYESFFCVCPVGWQGQTCEIDVNECVKSPCRHGASCQNTNGSYRCLCQAGYTGRNCESDIDDCRPNPCHNGGSCTDGVNMAFCDCLPGFQGAFCEEDINECASNPCHHGANCTDCVDSYTCTCPAGFNGIHCENNTPDCTESSCFNGGTCVDGINAFTCLCPPGFTGSYCQHDINECDSRPCLHGGTCQDSYGTYKCTCPQGYTGLNCQDLVRWCDSSPCKNGGKCWQTNTLYRCECRSGWTGLYCDVPSVSCEVAAQQRGVKVSHLCQHGGLCVDAGNTHHCRCQAGYTGSYCEDEVDECSPSPCQNGATCTDYLGGYSCKCMAGYHGANCSEEINECLSHPCQNGGTCIDLTNTYKCSCPRGTQGVHCEINVDDCSPPLDPASRSPRCFNNGTCVDQVGGYSCTCPPGFVGERCEGDVNECLSNPCDARGTQNCVQRVNDFHCECRPGHTGRRCESVINGCKGKPCKNGGTCNVASNTARGFICKCPAGFEGATCENDARTCGTLRCLHGGTCISGPRSPTCLCLAPFTGPECQYPASSPCLSGNPCYNQGSCEPTSESPFYRCLCPPKFNGLLCHILDYSFGGGAGRDIPPPQIEEACELPECQADAGNKVCSLQCNNHACGWDGGDCSLNFNDPWKNCTQSLQCWKYFSDGRCDSQCNSAGCLFDGFDCQHAEGQCNPLYDQYCKDHFSDGHCDQGCNSAECEWDGLDCAEHVPERLAAGTLVLVVLLPPQQLRNHSLHFLRELSRVLHTNVVFKRDAQGHQMIFPYYGHEEELRKHPIKRAAGWAAPGSLLGQATASLLPGSSRRQRRELDPMDIRGSIVYLEIDNRQCMQSSSQCFQSATDVAAFLGALASLGSLNIPYKIDAVQSETVEPPPPAQLHLMYVAAAAFVLLFFVGCGVLLSRKRRRQHGQLWFPEGFKVSEASKKKRREPLGEDSVGLKPLKNASDGALMDESQNEWGDEGLETKKFRFEEPVVLPDLDDQTDHRQWTQQHLDAADLRMSAMAPTPPQGEVDADCMDVNVRGPDGFTPLMIASCSGGGLETGNSEEEEDAPAVISDFIYQGASLHNQTDRTGETALHLAARYSRSDAAKRLLEASADANIQDNMGRTPLHAAVSADAQGVFQILIRNRATDLDARMHDGTTPLILAARLAVEGMLEDLINSHADVNAVDDLGKSALHWAAAVNNVDAAIVLLKNGANKDMQNNKEETPLFLAAREGSYETAKVLLDHFANRDITDHMDRLPRDIAQERMHHDIVRLLDEHNLVRSPQLHGATLGSTPRLSPTLCSPSGYLGNLKPSAQGKKARKPSTKGPACGSKEARDLKARRKKSQDGKGCLLDSSSMLSPVDSLESPHGYLSDVASPPLLPSPFQQSPSMPLNHLPGMPDAHLGISHLNVAAKPEMAALGGGSRLAFEPGPPRLSHLPVASSTGTILGASSTGAVNFTVGGAAGLNGQCEWLSRLQSGMVPSQYNPLRGAVAPGTLSTQAPALQHTMMGSLPGSLSASALSQMMSYQGLPSARHATQPHLVQPQQVPQQNLQMQQQNLQMPDMQQPQSLQPPAQPHLGVGTAASGHLGRSFLGGEPSQDVQPLGPSNLTVHTILPQESQALPTSLPSSLVPPMTTTQFLTPPSQHSYSSSPVDNTPSHQLQVPEHPFLTPSPESPDQWSSSSPHSNISDWSEGISSPPTTMQSQVTHIPEAFK encoded by the exons GCTTCACGGGTCAGAACTGCGAGGAGAATGTGGATGACTGTCCAGGAAACGGCTGCAAGAACGGGGGTGCCTGCGTGGACGGTGTGAACACCTACAACTGCCGCTGTCCACCAGAGTGGACAG GCCAGTACTGCACAGAGGACGTGGACGAGTGCCAGCTCATGCCCACCGCCTGCCAGAATGGTGGCACCTGCCACAACACCCTCGGCGGCTACAACTGTGTGTGCGTCAATGGCTGGACGGGCGAGGACTGTGGCGAGAATATTGACGACTGTGCCAGTGCTGCCTGCTTCCACGGTGCCACCTGCCACGACCGCGTGGCCTCCTTCTACTGCGAGTGTCCCCATGGCCGCACTG GCCTGCTCTGCCACCTTAGCGACGCATGCATCAGCAACCCTTGCAATGAGGGCTCCAACTGTGACACCAACCCTGTCAATGGCAAGGCCATCTGCACCTGTCCCTCGGGATACACGGGGCCAGCCTGCAGCCAGGATGTGGACGAATGTGCACTGG gTGCCAACCCCTGTGAGCACGCGGGCAAGTGCCTCAACACGCTGGGCTCCTTCGAGTGCCAGTGTCTGCAGGGCTACACGGGCCCCCGCTGCGAGATCGATGTCAACGAGTGCGTCTCGAACCCCTGTCAGAACGATGCCACCTGCCTGGACCAGATCGGGGAGTTCCAGTGCATCTGTATGCCGG GCTATGAAGGGGTATACTGTGAGGTCAACATGGATGAGTGTGCCAGCAGCCCATGCCTCCATGGTGGCCGCTGCCTGGACAAGATCAACGAGTTCGTGTGCGAGTGCCCCACAG GCTTCAGCGGGCACCTGTGCCAGTATGACGTGGACGAGTGTGCCAGCACACCCTGCAGGAACGGGGCCAGGTGCCTGGATGGGCCCAACACCTACACCTGTGTGTGCACGGAAG GCTACACAGGGACCCACTGCGAGGTGGACATAGATGAGTGTGACCCTGACCCCTGTCACTACGGCTCCTGCAAGGATGGCGTGGCCACCTTCACCTGCTTGTGCCAGCCGGGCTACACGGGCCACCACTGCGAGACCAACATTAACGAGTGCCACAGCCAGCCCTGTCGCCACGGTGGCACCTGTCAGGACCGCGACAATGCCTACTTCTGCTTCTGCCTCAAGGGGACCACAG GACCCAACTGTGAGGTCAATCTGGACGACTGTGCCAGCAGCCCCTGTGACTCGGGCACCTGCTTAGATAAGATCGATGGCTACGAGTGTGCCTGTGAGCCAGGCTACACAG GGAGCATGTGCAACGTCAACATCGACGAGTGTGCGGCGAACCCCTGCCACAACGGGGGCACCTGTGAGGACGGCATCAACGGGTTCACCTGCCACTGCCCCGAGGGCTACCACGACCCCACCTGTCTGTCCGAGGTCAACGAGTGTAACAGCAGCCCCTGCGTCCATGGGGTCTGCCAGGACAGCCTCAACGG GTACAAGTGTGACTGTGAGCCTGGGTGGAGTGGGACCAACTGTGACACCAACACCAACGAGTGTGAGTCCAACCCCTGTGTCAATGGCGGCACCTGCAAAGACATGACCAGCGGCTATGTGTGCACGTGCCGGGAAggcttcagtg GCCCCAACTGCCAGACCAACATCAACGAGTGTGCGTCCAACCCGTGCCTGAACCAGGGCACCTGCATCGATGACGTCGCTGGGTACAAGTGCAACTGCCTACTGCCCTACACAG GAGCCACGTGTGAGGGGGTGCTGGCCCCGTGtgcccccagcccctgcagaAACAGCGGGGTGTGCAGGGAGTCGGAGGACTACGAGAGCTTTTTCTGCGTCTGCCCAGTGGGCTGGCAGG GGCAGACCTGTGAGATTGATGTCAATGAGTGCGTGAAGAGCCCCTGCCGCCATGGCGCGTCCTGCCAGAACACCAACGGTAGTTACCGCTGCCTCTGCCAGGCAGGCTACACAGGGCGCAACTGCGAGAGTGACATCGATGACTGCCGGCCGA atCCATGTCACAATGGTGGCTCCTGCACAGACGGCGTCAACATGGCCTTCTGCGACTGCCTGCCTGGATTCCAGGGTGCCTTTTGTGAGGAGGACATCAACGAGTGCGCCAGCAACCCCTGCCACCACGGGGCCAACTGCACAGACTGCGTGGACAGCTACACCTGCACCTGCCCCGCGGGCTTCAATGGCATCCACTGTGAGAACAACACGCCTGACTGCACAGAGAG cTCCTGCTTCAACGGCGGCACTTGTGTGGACGGCATCAATGCCTTCACCTGCTTGTGCCCTCCCGGCTTCACGGGCAGCTACTGTCAGCATGACATTAACGAGTGTGATTCACGGCCCTGCCTGCACGGCGGCACCTGCCAGGACAGCTACGGCACCTACAAGTGCACCTGCCCGCAGGGTTACACTGGCCTCAACTGCCAG GACCTTGTGCGCTGGTGTGACTCCTCTCCCTGCAAGAATGGAGGCAAGTGCTGGCAGACCAATACCCTGTATCGCTGTGAGTGCCGCAGTGGCTGGACTGGCCTCTACTGCGACGTGCCCAGTGTCTCCTGTGAGGTGGCCGCACAGCAGCGAG GGGTCAAGGTCTCCCACCTGTGCCAGCACGGAGGACTGTGTGTGGATGCAGGCAACACCCACCACTGCCGCTGCCAGGCGGGGTACACCGGCAGCTACTGTGAGGACGAGGTGGACGAATGCTCGCCCAGCCCCTGCCAGAATGGGGCCACCTGCACCGACTACCTGGGCGGTTACTCCTGCAAG TGCATGGCCGGCTACCACGGGGCCAACTGCTCTGAGGAGATCAACGAGTGCCTGTCCCACCCCTGCCAGAACGGGGGCACCTGCATCGACCTCACTAACACCTACAAGTGCTCCTGCCCCCGGGGAACACAGG GTGTGCACTGTGAGATCAATGTGGACGACTGCAGCCCCCCTCTAGACCCTGCCTCCCGGAGCCCCAGGTGCTTCAACAATGGCACCTGCGTTGACCAGGTGGGCGGCTACAGCTGCACCTGTCCACCCGGCTTTGTGGGTGAACGGTGTGAGGGCGACGTCAATGAGTGCCTGTCCAACCCCTGTGATGCACGTGGCACCCAGAACTGCGTGCAGCGGGTCAACGACTTCCACTGCGAGTGCCGCCCCGGCCACACTG GGCGACGTTGTGAGTCTGTCATCAATGGATGCAAGGGTAAGCCCTGCAAGAACGGGGGCACTTGCAATGTGGCATCCAACACTGCCCGCGGGTTCATCTGCAAGTGCCCAGCG GGCTTCGAGGGCGCCACCTGCGAGAATGACGCCCGCACCTGTGGCACGCTGCGCTGCCTCCATGGGGGCACATGCATCTCTGGCCCACGCAGCCCCACCTGCCTGTGCCTGGCGCCCTTCACGGGCCCCGAGTGCCAGTACCCAGCCAGCAGCCCCTGCTTGAGCGGCAACCCCTGCTACAACCAGGGCAGCTGTGAGCCCACATCCGAGAGCCCCTTCTACCGCTGCCTGTGCCCCCCAAAGTTCAACGGGCTCCTGTGCCACATCCTCGACTACAGCTTTGGGGGTGGTGCTGGGCGTGACATCCCCCCGCCGCAGATCGAGGAGGCCTGCGAGCTGCCGGAGTGCCAGGCGGACGCGGGCAACAAGGTCTGCAGCCTGCAGTGTAACAACCATGCCTGTGGCTGGGACGGGGGCGACTGCTCCCTCAACTTCAACGACCCTTGGAAGAACTGCACGCAGTCCCTGCAGTGCTGGAAGTACTTCAGCGACGGCCGCTGCGACAGCCAGTGCAACTCGGCCGGCTGCCTCTTCGACGGCTTCGACTGCCAGCACGCAGAAGGCCAGTGCAA CCCCCTGTACGACCAATACTGCAAGGACCACTTCAGCGATGGGCACTGCGACCAGGGCTGCAACAGCGCTGAGTGCGAGTGGGATGGGCTGGACTGCGCGGAGCACGTCCCTGAGCGGCTGGCCGCCGGCACACTGGTACTGGTGGTGCTGCTGCCGCCCCAGCAGCTGCGCAACCACTCTCTGCACTTCCTGCGGGAGCTCAGCCGTGTGCTGCACACCAATGTGGTCTTCAAGCGGGATGCGCAGGGCCACCAGATGATCTTCCCCTACTACGGCCACGAGGAGGAGCTGCGCAAACACCCCATCAAGCGTGCCGCGGGCTGGGCCGCACCTGGTTCCCTGCTCGGCCAGGCCACTGCCTCCCTGCTCCCCGGCAGCAGCAGGCGCCAGCGCAGGGAGCTGGACCCCATGGACATCCGGGG GTCTATCGTCTACCTGGAGATCGACAACCGGCAGTGCATGCAGTCCTCCTCCCAGTGCTTCCAGAGTGCCACTGATGTGGCTGCCTTCCTGGGGGCGCTGGCCTCGCTGGGCAGCCTCAATATCCCCTACAAGATCGATGCGGTGCAGA GTGAGACTGTGGAGCCGCCGCCGCCTGCTCAGCTGCACCTCATGTATGTGGCCGCGGCCGCCTTCGTGCTGCTCTTCTTCGTGGGCTGCGGGGTCCTGCTGTCCCGCAAGCGCCGGCGGCAGCATGGCCAGCTCTGGTTCCCCGAGGGCTTCAAGGTGTCCGAGGCCAGCAAGAAGAAGCGGCGGGAGCCCCTGGGCGAGGACTCCGTGGGCCTCAA GCCTCTGAAGAATGCCTCCGACGGCGCCCTCATGGACGAGAGCCAGAACGAGTGGGGGGACGAGGGCCTGGAGACCAAGAAGTTCCGG TTCGAGGAACCTGTGGTTCTTCCTGACCTGGATGACCAGACAGACCACCGACAGTGGACCCAGCAGCACTTGGACGCTGCAGACCTACGCATGTCCGCCATGGCACCCACACCACCCCAGGGAGAGGTCGATGCCGACTGCATGGATGTCAATGTCCGGGGGCCCG ATGGCTTCACCCCGCTCATGATCGCCTCCTGCAGTGGAGGCGGCCTGGAGACAGGCaacagtgaggaggaggaggacgccCCAGCCGTCATCTCCGACTTCATCTACCAGGGCGCCAGCCTGCACAACCAGACCGACCGCACAGGCGAGACCGCCCTGCACCTGGCTGCCCGATACTCGCGCTCCGATGCTGCCAAGCGCCTGCTGGAGGCCAGCGCAGACGCCAACATCCAGGACAACATGGGGCGCACCCCACTGCATGCCGCCGTTTCTGCTGATGCACAGGGCGTCTTCCAG ATCCTGATCCGGAACCGAGCCACAGACCTGGATGCCCGCATGCATGACGGCACGACTCCCTTGATCCTAGCCGCCCGCTTGGCTGTGGAGGGCATGCTGGAGGATCTCATCAACTCTCACGCGGACGTCAACGCCGTGGATGACCTGG GCAAGTCGGCCCTGCACTGGGCTGCTGCTGTGAACAACGTGGATGCCGCCATTGTGCTCCTAAAGAATGGGGCCAACAAGGACATGCAGAACAACAAG GAAGAGACGCCTTTGTTCCTGGCTGCCCGGGAGGGCAGCTATGAGACCGCCAAGGTGCTGCTGGACCACTTTGCTAACCGGGACATCACCGACCACATGGACCGCCTGCCTCGAGATATTGCACAGGAGCGCATGCACCATGACATCGTGCGGCTGCTGGATGAGCACAACCTGGTGCGCAGCCCCCAGCTACACGGGGCCACCCTGGGCAGCACACCCCGCCTGTCGCCCACCCTCTGCTCGCCCAGCGGCTACCTGGGCAACCTCAAGCCCAGTGCGCAGGGCAAGAAGGCCCGAAAACCTAGCACCAAAGGCCCAGCCTGTGGCAGCAAGGAGGCCAGGGACCTCAAGGCACGCAGGAAGAAGTCCCAGGACGGCAAGGGCTGCCTGCTGGACAGCTCCAGCATGCTGTCGCCAGTGGACTCCCTCGAGTCACCGCATGGCTACCTGTCTGACGTGGCCTCGccacccctcctgccctcccccttcCAGCAATCTCCATCCATGCCACTCAACCACCTGCCCGGCATGCCTGATGCCCACCTGGGCATCAGCCATCTGAATGTGGCGGCCAAGCCTGAGATGGCAGCACTGGGTGGGGGCAGCCGGCTGGCCTTTGAGCCTGGCCCCCCACGGCTCTCCCACTTGCCTGTGGCCTCCAGCACTGGCACGATCCTGGGTGCCAGCAGCACAGGGGCTGTGAATTTCACTGTGGGCGGGGCTGCAGGCTTGAATGGCCAATGTGAGTGGCTCTCCCGGCTGCAGAGTGGCATGGTGCCCAGCCAGTACAACCCGCTGAGAGGGGCGGTGGCACCCGGCACGCTGAGCACACAGGCCCCCGCTCTCCAGCACACCATGATGGGCTCACTGCCCGGCAGTCTCTCTGCCAGTGCACTGTCCCAGATGATGAGCTACCAGGGCCTGCCCAGTGCACGGCATGCCACCCAGCCTCACCTGGTGCAGCCCCAGCAGGTGCCACAGCAAAACTTGCAGATGCAGCAACAGAACCTGCAGATGCCAGACATGCAGCAACCCCAGAGCCTGCAGCCACCTGCGCAACCACACCTGGGTGTGGGCACAGCAGCCAGTGGCCACCTGGGTCGGAGCTTCCTGGGAGGGGAGCCGAGCCAGGATGTGCAGCCATTGGGCCCCAGCAACCTGACGGTGCACACCATCCTGCCCCAGGAGAGCCAGGCCTTGCCCACCTCACTGCCATCCTCACTGGTCCCGCCCATGACCACTACCCAGTTCCTGACCCCACCCTCCCAGCACAGCTACTCCTCCTCACCTGTGGACAATACCCCCAGCCACCAGCTGCAGGTGCCCGAGCATCCCTTCCTCACCCCGTCCCCAGAGTCCCCCGATCAGTGGTCCAGCTCGTCGCCACATTCCAACATCTCTGATTGGTCCGAGGGCATCTCCAGCCCGCCCACCACCATGCAATCCCAGGTCACCCACATTCCAGAGGCGTTCAAGTAA